Proteins encoded within one genomic window of Nordella sp. HKS 07:
- a CDS encoding L,D-transpeptidase gives MSGPVLTRRNFIAGALACASPLPVGLMTTPAWADQDPDDPFALPPFDEKKLPKDFRRTVVEYPTRHWPGTIIINTGSRQLFLVLENQQAIRFGCAVGRDGFRWAGLADVGRKVMWPRWTPPKDMIERSPEKAKWKDGMPGGPQNPLGARALYLFQNGGDTLYRIHGTNEPMSIGKNASSGCIRMINQDVIELYRRTPVGSRVVVMAEGI, from the coding sequence GTGTCCGGACCAGTTTTGACGCGTCGAAACTTCATTGCGGGAGCCCTGGCCTGCGCCTCGCCCCTGCCGGTTGGCCTTATGACGACGCCCGCCTGGGCCGATCAGGACCCCGACGATCCGTTCGCGCTTCCGCCTTTCGACGAGAAGAAGCTGCCGAAGGACTTCCGCCGTACGGTGGTTGAGTATCCGACGCGCCATTGGCCCGGCACCATCATCATCAACACAGGCTCGCGTCAGCTGTTTCTGGTCCTCGAGAACCAGCAGGCGATACGTTTCGGCTGCGCCGTCGGCCGCGACGGCTTCCGCTGGGCCGGGCTTGCCGATGTGGGCCGCAAGGTGATGTGGCCGCGCTGGACGCCGCCCAAGGACATGATCGAGCGCAGCCCCGAAAAGGCGAAATGGAAGGACGGGATGCCGGGAGGGCCTCAGAACCCTCTGGGGGCGCGGGCACTCTATTTGTTCCAAAATGGCGGCGACACGCTTTATCGCATCCACGGCACCAACGAGCCGATGTCGATCGGCAAGAATGCATCTTCCGGCTGCATCCGCATGATCAATCAAGATGTCATCGAACTCTATCGCCGCACGCCCGTCGGTTCGCGGGTCGTCGTCATGGCGGAGGGCATTTGA